The DNA window ACCTCTTCAGGAAGCCTAATAGTAGACCCATTGGAAATTAATAACAGTTTTAGAGaattttatgaacatttatatAGATCAGAATGCCCCCAAGCCTCAGAAGAACGGGACAAATTTCTTGATCAGTTTTAATTCCAGACACTGACAGAAGATGCAAAAAAGGAGTTAGATAGAGGTTCAACAATCAAAGAGTTATCACAGGCTATCCAAAATATTAACAGTGGTAAAATGCCAGGGCCTGACGGCCTGCCAATTGAATTTTACAAAACATTTCGAGAAAAATTACTCTTAAGTATGTATGACGAATCTTATTGGAATGGAACTCTCCCACCCTCTTTAAGGCTGGCAATGATCTTGAAGCCAAGCAAACCTCCtacagcagtggtccccaaccactgggccacaTACCGGTACCgggctgcaaagcatgtgctaccgggccgtgAGGAAAGGATAAGATCTGTCGATATGAAACAATATgggtcagctgcacctttcctcattccctgtcacgcccactgttgaacttgaacacacgcgaagtcattacccacgcgaggttatcagtcgcctaaacgcagtgataccctcacgccagggatcattggttggccttgggtaaccggCCGGTGAGAAGTGCAGTTGCTACTGGTctggagcgtggacagatgggcgccgcctctaaacttGTTTAGCACAcagaatgtttgtggggaacccggtgctaaaatatttgcagacctaattcgggctcagggtttcataagtagcagagcagctaccttgctgcaatctactgcaagtcatccctcgagccaaacttttgtcggctgatagatcctacctacctatggCGGGGCGGGGAGCGGTGcgcgccctgtcacactcctcgcttGGTCGGTCGCtgtctccggactgcgaccgtcAGGGCCCTGGCACAGAGACCTCTGGcctttaccttgtcctctcaccccccccccatgaccaaccacacctggccaaggcggcgggcgggaggctggagtttgggCCCGGAGACTGTCTAATGcgacaatgaagccctcaaaactgcttcggtaccttgagtccaagcaccctgcacttaaagacaaaccggTAGACTTTTTTGAGtggaaaaaacatgagcaagcaggacagaagcaagtgctgagagccacaaaaactaaattgcggaatagactggagaTAAGGAACCCCCTTTGAATATCGCTGCATTCCggttgtgattaacacccccccccccccccgggataaGACCGATAAGTCTAATTAGATCGGACACAAAAATACTTTGTAAAGCCTTAGCAAGAAGATTGGATCCTTGTATCCCACATCGAGTTCATAATGATCAGAATGGTTTTGTGCAAAAACGCCAAGAATTCCATAATATTAGAAGAGTTCTTGACATCATTCATGAAAAGTTTGACACTAAAGGTACAGCAGTATTATCACTGGATGTTCAGCAGGGCTTCGATAAAATAGAATGGCCAAATTTATTGAATGTATTGTCTAGATTTGGATTTGGAAAGAACTTCCTTAAATGGATTCAGATTTTATATACAAACCCTATAGCCAGTGTCTTAACAAATAGTGTAGTTTCTAAACCAGCCATCTTGGAGGGATCTACTCACCAGGGATGCCCTTTGTCACCAATGTTGTTTATACTGGCCATAGAACCCCTGGCTATGGCAATAAGAATGCAGACAGGCCTGTCGGGCATCCAGCTAGGAGAACAGGAACATAGAATTTCCTTATATGCTGACGATGTGATTCTTTTTTTAACAAATTTATCCATCAGTATTCCAAACTTAATGCAACAGATTGAATTGTTTTGCAGTTCTCTGGTTATAACGTAAACAACTCAAAATCATCAATAAatcaagtagggtctgaccagggtcctatatagctgcaacattacctctcggctcctaaattcaattccacaattgatgaaggccaatacaccgtacatcttcttaatcacagagtcaacctgtgcagctgctttgagtgtcctatggactcaaaccccaagatccctctgatcctccacactgccaagagacttaccaataatactatattctgccatcatatttgacctaccaaaatggaccacttcacacttatctgggttgaactccatctgccacttctcagcccagttttgcatcctatcaatgtccccctGTAACCTccgatagccctccacactatccacaacacctccaacctttgtgtcaacagcaaacttactaacccatccctccacctcctcatccaggtcatttatcaaaatcacaaagagtaagggtcccagaacaggtccctgaggcactccactggtcaccgacctccatgcagaatatgacctgtctacaaccactctttgccttctgtgggcaagccagttctggatccacaaagcgatgtcccgttggatcccatgcctccttactttctcaataagccttgcagggagtaccttatcaaatgccttgctgaaatccatatacactacatctactgctcttccttcatcattgtgtttagtcacatcctcaaaaaattcaatcttctgtctctttcaatgatcaacttcacagctctttacttcatccttccctctccaggtttcactTATCATCTGGTGATttgctctcccctccccccacttttaaaaatctactcctcagctttttttctccagtcctgctgaagagtttccgcctgaaacattgactgtactcttttccatagatgctgcctggcctgcagagttcctccatcattttgtgtatgttgctcggatttccagcatctgcagattttctcttgtttgtgataaaaAGCcttcttttttaaatttatgcCTTCTTATTTTTGATACCCAAATCATGGTAAAATTCTAAATTAATCTACCTTATCTATGCTTCAGAATTTTATATTCTTCATTCTGTTGCCACCTCTGTCTCCTCCTTTCCAGGATAAACAAACCCAGCCTATCTTTCTCTCCACGTAACTaaagttctccaatccaggcagcatgctgatGAATCTTTTCTGTAGAACCACTGTATCTTTACTGtgatttggtgaccagaactacattcCAAAACTCCTACAATCTAACTGGTGTTTTTTAAATTTGCAGCATAACATTCTCAGCTACTGTGTTCCGTAGCCCATGAAGGCGAGCATGCAACATCCCATATTTACCACCCTAAACTGTTGctatttcaaggaattatgaatgtGAATTCCCAAGTTCATCATCTTTCCTTAGCTTCCCATAATTTGCTGGATATGTCTTATTCCTCTGCCTTCCATGCACCAACTCACGTTTGAAGGGATGAAATGTCATCACCAATACTATGCCAGTCTGCATGCAATCTATAGCCTGTCATCCTTTACAGCTTTTTCCCTATTTACAGCACCACTTAAGGAGTATGAAGAGGGCCAGTGACAGGAGAGTGAGAGAAGAACAAACAAATAATTTCAGTTTCTGATGAGGACAGGCATAAGCCTGTTCCTCCTCTTTGTATGGCAATGTTTTGACTGCTATATAAACAATTTCAGAGTGGGTCCATTGGGCATGAGTGTTTTTGTTGAGGTAGTGATGAATTGGTGTAGGGTGAGGCAGCACCAATTTCTCATTCTTTACTGTTTAAGTATGATTAACAATGGTACAAAAAGATAATTGAATTCTGTATAATTAAACTTTCTAGTCAGTGAAGAGGAACAGGAGAAGCCAAAGGTGGAGGCAGCCTTATTGTTTTCTTCAGTACTGTCTGCCATGATTTGAAATCTGACCACAGACAGTCATTGTTGAAGACTGGAATGGCAAGGCCTCTGGGCTTTGTTCTCAGCCTTTAAGTTGAGAACATTAACCTTCACAGTGGCTCAAAAACTCTGATTCTCAGCTCCTTCAGAGACAAGGATGCAAGCATAAGGTATTTCATGTTGTCACATTCCGATGATAAATACTTGCAATAACAGTTCCCAGAAACTCAATCCCAGTAGTAATTTCCTATGTCAGCCTCAGCTTGTGCAGTGTATTTCCAAGCTCTTGAGAGCAGCTCCAACGGTCCCCAGTGTCCAGACTTCCCTGCTTGACCTCCTAAATCTTTGCAGTATCTCCAAGTGAGTAGAAATCTCACTGGAACTTATAACAGACTTgacaggctaaatgcaggaagGATGCTTTTGTTAATTAAAGAGTCTAGGACACAGAGGACAGTTTGAGGAGAAGGGGTCATTTAGTGCTGAAATGTGTTTAGGTTTGGAACTCCCCATCCTGGAGGGCTTTGAAGGCTTAGTATTAAGTTTATTCACAGCATCTTAAATTAATATGGGAtccaatgcctataaaaagtattcactcccttagaatttttcatgttttattgtttaacaaCATTGAAGGACAAGCAAGacagtgaccccaagcataaagctaaagctacacaggaatggcttaaaaacaacaaagttaatgttctggagtggtCAAGTCAGTGTCCAGACCTCAGTCCATTGAGAAtgtgtggctggatttgaaaaggctgttcactcatgatccccgtaCAATCATGACAGAGCTTGGGCAGTCTTGTGAaggaaaatggggaaaaattgcagtgtccagatgtgcagagctgatagagacctatccacacagactggaaGCTGTAATTGTTGCttaaggtgcatctactaaatactgacttgaagggagtgagAAATTATGCAGTGAATTATTGTGTttattaattgtaataaatttagaccaatttgtagaaatttgttttggCTTTGGTATGAAAGTCTTGTTTATGTTGGtgagtgtcaaaaaagccaaattaagtccactgtgattcaatgttgtaaaacaataaaacatgaaaatttccaagtggggtgaatattttttatagtgGCAATGTGTATGTAGGACGGGAAAATGATGCTTgaggtaaatcagccatgatataaATTCTGAATGATGGAGCAAGAATGAGTGGGCAAATAGCTCCTGTACATGTTATTACTTAGTGTTACTGTGGTGTCTTTGGTTTGTGTTTCAGAACATCTCAAAAGCAAAGTACTTCTGAGATGTAATCACTTTTGTGATGTGGAAATGAGGCTGTAATTAAACACGGCAAGCTaccttgaacagatttccttttACAGGTTGTAGCTATTGATGTCATTCTTTGCCCATCATTGAGAAAATGATGTCAAGTTGATGTCTCAACCAACTGTAGTCtttctggtgaaggtgctcccactgttcattcaaagtacatttattatcaatgtaaccctcaggctcggccagctcACGTCCGTCTAGGGAAACAGCCTtcggccctgccaaactgggtaatcacgtttgtgtgggtgctgtgtaatgtacccccagTAACAAACCCagtgcaaaatatcagacagcacaaCATAAGCaaataaatgattgaactttatgaatcttaatgtgaatatagggttagtaatgaaaatttaaaaagggcccaagtcaagtcaaagtcacATTCCAGCTCACTCAGTCgtccttcttccaccatcggtctcctccaagcatcgctgaccttcggaccctcagatcccagtccacaccgtccggtggtctaccagctctctccacacgcgtcttccctcttcatctctcctcaacAAAAGACCCCGAGAAAACAtctttccagactcacaagacacAGCAACAATCTCTTATTGTCTAACATgcatcctgttatctccagccataacccaaacattgctgctacagagaaaccgttacctcagcagtgaaaattacagagaagccattacattagcagtgaaaccttacagcgcgttacatcaaaatatgtatacagaatgcaactctgagatttacCCTCcagcaggcagccacaaaacaaagaacccgttcaagaaaacatcaaatagCCTACATGCAGAAAAAGACGTTTCCCATTCTAACATTCATTTGGCACGCTTTTATTTTCAATGGTGTTGTAAGCCAATATTTCCCTGCCATTTTTCTGCATTTTTACCTACTCTATCCTGTTACAGTTTCGCCTCTATCCCAGAAATAAAGCCAGCAAATCTCTACTGCAGGAATTCCAAACCAAGCGGGTCCTTTCCGAGGTACTTCGCATAACACTCCCAATTTCATCTCACCAAGTCCCTCTATAAATTCAGCAGGACTTATTTTTGTAGTATAACCCCACTGCAGTTCAGGCCAACTGCTCGTTTCCTCACAAATCAACACCAAGATTTCCATTTCAATAAAACAGTATCACACAGGTAACTATAGTTTTGAGAAGATTGACAGAGATGTTTCGCGAGATTTCTTGTTATGAAACCACAATTGGTTGAGAAGAAAAATCACTGTATAGCTAGTAAAATTATATTTTAGGTGTGATTTATGGAGGATTAagaattttgtttattttcatttattcagGTTTGAGTGCTACATCCAGACGGAATCTAGCTGCAGGAAGTAAAGAGATCAGTTGTGGCAGAGACAAAACTCGTGACCGGTCACGACAAAGCACAATCAAAAAGTTATCATCTGCCAACCAGGGAGGTAATGATGTCATTAAACGGTCACAAGGTCGGATGGCAGCGGAGTCTGACGCTCGGATTAGTAAATCGAAATCTGATGGCCAGATCAGTGACAAAGTTGCTCTGGAGGCAAAGGTGAAAGATCTCCTGGCTTTGGCTAAAAATAAGGACGTGGAGATTCTGCATCTGAGAAATGAGCTTCGAGATATGCGTTCCCAACTTGGACTGAACAATGATTTACCTGAAGGAGAGGGGAAGACTGAGGCGAAAGAGAGTGCTGTACCCCATCAGTCCAGAGACATAGAATCCAGTCTTCTCCAGCTGGAAGAGCAGAACAGTACAATCCGGGACGAGCTGAACCAGATGAAAAATGAGAACCGAATGCTGAAAGATCGTCTAAATGCTCTTggtttctctttggaacaaaagGTAGACAGTGCGGAGAAGCTGTTTGGCTTTCAGTCCTCAAGTCCTGAGGTGGTTGCTGGCAACCAGAGTGATGGTGGGACATTAACTTCCTCAGTGGAGGGATCAGCACTCGGTTCCATGGAAGACCTGCTGAGCCAGGATGAGAACACTTTAACTGACAACCGCAGCAATTCGCTTGATAACCTGGACAGCGAATCCAGTGAGGTCTACCAGCCTCTTACTTCCAGCGATGACGCATTAGatgctccctcctcatcgtctGAATCGGAGGGTGCACCGAGCAGGGAGCGGTCAAGGAAGGGGAGCAGCGGTAACGTAAGCGAAGTCTCAGTGGCCTGTTTAACAGAGCGCATTCACCAAATGGAAGAGAACCAACACAGCACGGCAGAGGAGCTTCAGGCTACCCTCCAGGAGCTGGCGGACCTGCAGCAGATTACACAGGAGCTGAACTCTGAAAATGAGAAGTTAGGGGAGGAAAAAGCCATTCTGATGGATTCCTTATGTCAGCAAAGTGATAAACTGGAGCACTTCAGCAGACAGAATGagtattttctttctttactgGATGAGCACCACATTTCGTACGTTCTAGACGAAGATGTAAAAAGTGGCCGCTACATGGAACTGGAGCAGCGTTATATGGATCTTGCTGAAAATGCACGTTTTGAACGTGAGCAGCTTCTTGGAGTACAGCAGCATTTAAGCAACACTCTGAAAATGGCAGAGCAAGACAACAAGGATGCTCAGGAATTGATAGGTGCTCTGAAAGAGCGTAACCACCAAATGGAACGGATCATAGATTCCGAGCAAAAGGCCAAAACGGCACTCGCTGGAGCACTGGAAGAATATAAAGTAACTGTTGCAAATGATCAGATTGAGCTAAACAGGTTCAAGGCTCTGTTAGAACACGAGAAACAGAAAGTTGCAGAACTGTATGCTTTTCACAATGCAGGTGATAAATCAGATTTACAGGAACTGTTGGAGACAACACGACTGGATAAAGAGAAAATAGAGGCCTTGTACAACAACCTCCAGGAGGAACTGGCCCATATTCGTAATGATGCTAATCGACTACAGGATACCTTAACCAAGGTATAATGAGTTAAAGTAGTGCTCAGTTGTCACATCTAAGGGAGGTAAAAGGGCTTGTACAAGTATTTTTTGGGTTATGTGAAATTTATCTACCTTGGGCATTAAATACTTAAATGTGCTGTTGATTTGTCAGTGCACTTACTTGGTTTGAATCCATAAAATTTCATATCATTTAGCATTCTGTGTAAACAATTTCTACCTGAAATGCTTACCCGTGTTTGAGTTGTGTATTCCTCCAGTAAGGTTCACTTCATCCTTAGTCATAttctcatttcccctctctagtGCGTTCAGACCTTTCCTGTAATTTAGTGTCCAGCACTATACATGAGtattcaagagattctgcagatgctggaaatccagagtaacactcatAGAATGCACAATGTCttgaggaataaacagtcctgATGAGAGAGAATAAACtcatcatcagtcctgatgaaggatctcggcctgaaatgtcaattataTTTCCtcaccgtagatgctgcctgacctgctgaattcctccagcattttttgtgtgtgtattcCCACGAGTATGTGGCCCAGATGGTATTTCAGTTGTTCTAGACCAGCTTCTCTGCTCTACGTTTTAATATTATCAACAAATGATGGAAAAAGTCCAACTTTTAATTAATGTTCCTTCCTCATTGGTTCTTTCCAACCTAAGTGCGAAGAAATCTGTGGAAGTTTGCATAGGAGGATTGGACTTCGGGAGGAATGGTGGGTGTTCTGGGACTGGCATATAGTTGGAGCAGAGAGTAGACCTCAGTCAGTGTTTGGGTCACCCAAACTTCTGCCCAGTTGAGGGGGATGTGTTGGCAATGAAATGGAAGATTGAGAGCATTACTTTTTATAATCAGTGACGAAGATCAATGTTTTTTTCCTTGGAGAGTAGAGATAAAATCAACAGTAAATTAATAATTGACAGGATGCCAAATTTGTTCAGTAGATCAAGTAACTAGATTCATCCAGTACAGATGGAAACTTTCCAGTCTTCCCCTATTGCTTTTTAAAGAACTGTCTCACTTTCCTGTTCCTTTGTCATAACTCTGCTTCTTTCTTCCCCCTGCAAATATTTGTTCAATTcctttaataataataagtactttattgaacctgagtgggaaattatttGAATTATCTTATTATCAGATTTGTTACTGAATCAGCCTACCTACATTTTCAGGAAGGCTGCAGAcggctggaaatctggagcaaacaTCACAAAGGCACTGAAAAAaccgtggagggaaatggacaggcaatattttgggctgacatccttcacctggactggcagatgaactgcTGACTTTAAATAAactcataagaataaataccccctcTCTGTAAGGTCTAATAGTATGATAGATTTTTAGCAGACCGAACCAAATAAAGCATTCAAGCCAAGACAGGGAAACGatgatagagaagcacaaatctgaggaatggtacaagaccatctcaaagacaCTGAAAGTACTTTTGAACTGTTGATATCTTTAgtgtttcatgctttacaatttaacctgattttttttttctgggctctactgtgaaaaaggaataaaataaataaataaaatctcagTCAAATTGATCAAACTCCCagattgtaatactcatttatgtgaacaaagggttgggggctgaatacttttacaagacaCAGTATGCTCTCAGCTTCCAAGATTCCCAACAAGCAGAAAATACTGCTTTGTTTTTATTCTAACTTCTTGTAAAGTCCTAAATGTTCAATCAGATGGAATGTTTACTTTAATGTTATCTTTTTATCTATCCCTTGGATCCttgataatgttttttttttaacacataTGAATCCTCATTCCTCCATATAGTCAAGAATCCTACCCATATATGGTTTGAATTTAGTTTGTAGTTAATGGAAGAAATTCCAAGTTACCATTTAGAGTAATTTATTCAACAGTAGGGACAAAAGTATATGCTATCCTTTGGCGACTTTCACAGCTTCACCCAGTGAAATGATTTGTAAATGTAGTTGCAGGTATTATATGCCGATTTGCACATAACaagctctctcacacacacacagcattcAGGTAACCAATTTACACAAAGTTAATTGAAGGGTAATTCTGTTTGCTGTATCTTTAACCTGTTGTGATCTTAACCCAGTAAATATACCAGGTTATTGTTTGagacattttttttctctccctctaaAAGTATGAATTATGTAGTTCCTTCTCATTTTTCTTTTGCACCTTTCCCTTTTAAAACGCACAGACTGAACTAGGCATTCAGTCTAATATTTCATCATTTTGTATCCTTGATAATTTTTAAGCTCTTGTTTTAGGTTGAAGATGAATACAGAATCTTCCAGGAGGAAGCCAAAAAACAGATAGATGAACTTAGTCTGAATGTTGAAAAATTGAGAGCGGAAC is part of the Hemitrygon akajei chromosome 9, sHemAka1.3, whole genome shotgun sequence genome and encodes:
- the specc1la gene encoding cytospin-A isoform X4, translating into MKKASRSASAASKVQGTCKMQTIEKVKSDNYSSLNTITKTSKTPGTAATLTKTKSRSNDDLLTGVPGGLTVTSTTKAKKNVYLPSSVAPGSAATASTTSSNPEGKGKNPAGLSATSRRNLAAGSKEISCGRDKTRDRSRQSTIKKLSSANQGGNDVIKRSQGRMAAESDARISKSKSDGQISDKVALEAKVKDLLALAKNKDVEILHLRNELRDMRSQLGLNNDLPEGEGKTEAKESAVPHQSRDIESSLLQLEEQNSTIRDELNQMKNENRMLKDRLNALGFSLEQKVDSAEKLFGFQSSSPEVVAGNQSDGGTLTSSVEGSALGSMEDLLSQDENTLTDNRSNSLDNLDSESSEVYQPLTSSDDALDAPSSSSESEGAPSRERSRKGSSGNVSEVSVACLTERIHQMEENQHSTAEELQATLQELADLQQITQELNSENEKLGEEKAILMDSLCQQSDKLEHFSRQNEYFLSLLDEHHISYVLDEDVKSGRYMELEQRYMDLAENARFEREQLLGVQQHLSNTLKMAEQDNKDAQELIGALKERNHQMERIIDSEQKAKTALAGALEEYKVTVANDQIELNRFKALLEHEKQKVAELYAFHNAGDKSDLQELLETTRLDKEKIEALYNNLQEELAHIRNDANRLQDTLTKVEDEYRIFQEEAKKQIDELSLNVEKLRAELEEKETEINDMKETIFELEDEVEQHRTVKLHDNLIISDLENTVKKLQDQKHDMDRETKILNRRLREESAEWRQFQADLQTAVVIANDIKSEAQEEISDLRRRLQESMEKSEKLTKELEEVKARKQDEERGRMYNYMNAVERDLAALRQGMGLSRRSSTSSEPSPTVKTLIKSFDSASQVVPNTSATAIPRSPLSPSPLKTPPAAAVSPIQRHSISGPISAPKSLSALTDKRSSYTEISVPDHLLRSSSTNRSPASLQRVQAIDSAKSISVSRRSSEEIKRDLTVTDSSSPSSLMGMTTTSPQLSLTSSSPTASVTPTARSRLREERKDPLSALAREYGGSKRNALLKWCQKKTEGYQNIDITNFSSSWNDGLAFCAVLHTYLPAHIPYQELNSQDKRRNFSLAFQAAESVGIKSTLDINEMVSTERPDWQSLMQYVTAIYKYFET
- the specc1la gene encoding cytospin-A isoform X1, translated to MKKASRSASAASKVQGTCKMQTIEKVKSDNYSSLNTITKTSKTPGTAATLTKTKSRSNDDLLTGVPGGLTVTSTTKAKKNVYLPSSVAPGSAATASTTSSNPEGKGKNPAGLSATSRRNLAAGSKEISCGRDKTRDRSRQSTIKKLSSANQGGNDVIKRSQGRMAAESDARISKSKSDGQISDKVALEAKVKDLLALAKNKDVEILHLRNELRDMRSQLGLNNDLPEGEGKTEAKESAVPHQSRDIESSLLQLEEQNSTIRDELNQMKNENRMLKDRLNALGFSLEQKVDSAEKLFGFQSSSPEVVAGNQSDGGTLTSSVEGSALGSMEDLLSQDENTLTDNRSNSLDNLDSESSEVYQPLTSSDDALDAPSSSSESEGAPSRERSRKGSSGNVSEVSVACLTERIHQMEENQHSTAEELQATLQELADLQQITQELNSENEKLGEEKAILMDSLCQQSDKLEHFSRQNEYFLSLLDEHHISYVLDEDVKSGRYMELEQRYMDLAENARFEREQLLGVQQHLSNTLKMAEQDNKDAQELIGALKERNHQMERIIDSEQKAKTALAGALEEYKVTVANDQIELNRFKALLEHEKQKVAELYAFHNAGDKSDLQELLETTRLDKEKIEALYNNLQEELAHIRNDANRLQDTLTKVEDEYRIFQEEAKKQIDELSLNVEKLRAELEEKETEINDMKETIFELEDEVEQHRTVKLHDNLIISDLENTVKKLQDQKHDMDRETKILNRRLREESAEWRQFQADLQTAVVIANDIKSEAQEEISDLRRRLQESMEKSEKLTKELEEVKARKYVGCCDVIWQDEERGRMYNYMNAVERDLAALRQGMGLSRRSSTSSEPSPTVKTLIKSFDSASQVVPNTSATAIPRSPLSPSPLKTPPAAAVSPIQRHSISGPISAPKSLSALTDKRSSYTEISVPADHLLRSSSTNRSPASLQRVQAIDSAKSISVSRRSSEEIKRDLTVTDSSSPSSLMGMTTTSPQLSLTSSSPTASVTPTARSRLREERKDPLSALAREYGGSKRNALLKWCQKKTEGYQNIDITNFSSSWNDGLAFCAVLHTYLPAHIPYQELNSQDKRRNFSLAFQAAESVGIKSTLDINEMVSTERPDWQSLMQYVTAIYKYFET
- the specc1la gene encoding cytospin-A isoform X2, which translates into the protein MKKASRSASAASKVQGTCKMQTIEKVKSDNYSSLNTITKTSKTPGTAATLTKTKSRSNDDLLTGVPGGLTVTSTTKAKKNVYLPSSVAPGSAATASTTSSNPEGKGKNPAGLSATSRRNLAAGSKEISCGRDKTRDRSRQSTIKKLSSANQGGNDVIKRSQGRMAAESDARISKSKSDGQISDKVALEAKVKDLLALAKNKDVEILHLRNELRDMRSQLGLNNDLPEGEGKTEAKESAVPHQSRDIESSLLQLEEQNSTIRDELNQMKNENRMLKDRLNALGFSLEQKVDSAEKLFGFQSSSPEVVAGNQSDGGTLTSSVEGSALGSMEDLLSQDENTLTDNRSNSLDNLDSESSEVYQPLTSSDDALDAPSSSSESEGAPSRERSRKGSSGNVSEVSVACLTERIHQMEENQHSTAEELQATLQELADLQQITQELNSENEKLGEEKAILMDSLCQQSDKLEHFSRQNEYFLSLLDEHHISYVLDEDVKSGRYMELEQRYMDLAENARFEREQLLGVQQHLSNTLKMAEQDNKDAQELIGALKERNHQMERIIDSEQKAKTALAGALEEYKVTVANDQIELNRFKALLEHEKQKVAELYAFHNAGDKSDLQELLETTRLDKEKIEALYNNLQEELAHIRNDANRLQDTLTKVEDEYRIFQEEAKKQIDELSLNVEKLRAELEEKETEINDMKETIFELEDEVEQHRTVKLHDNLIISDLENTVKKLQDQKHDMDRETKILNRRLREESAEWRQFQADLQTAVVIANDIKSEAQEEISDLRRRLQESMEKSEKLTKELEEVKARKYVGCCDVIWQDEERGRMYNYMNAVERDLAALRQGMGLSRRSSTSSEPSPTVKTLIKSFDSASQVVPNTSATAIPRSPLSPSPLKTPPAAAVSPIQRHSISGPISAPKSLSALTDKRSSYTEISVPDHLLRSSSTNRSPASLQRVQAIDSAKSISVSRRSSEEIKRDLTVTDSSSPSSLMGMTTTSPQLSLTSSSPTASVTPTARSRLREERKDPLSALAREYGGSKRNALLKWCQKKTEGYQNIDITNFSSSWNDGLAFCAVLHTYLPAHIPYQELNSQDKRRNFSLAFQAAESVGIKSTLDINEMVSTERPDWQSLMQYVTAIYKYFET
- the specc1la gene encoding cytospin-A isoform X3, with amino-acid sequence MKKASRSASAASKVQGTCKMQTIEKVKSDNYSSLNTITKTSKTPGTAATLTKTKSRSNDDLLTGVPGGLTVTSTTKAKKNVYLPSSVAPGSAATASTTSSNPEGKGKNPAGLSATSRRNLAAGSKEISCGRDKTRDRSRQSTIKKLSSANQGGNDVIKRSQGRMAAESDARISKSKSDGQISDKVALEAKVKDLLALAKNKDVEILHLRNELRDMRSQLGLNNDLPEGEGKTEAKESAVPHQSRDIESSLLQLEEQNSTIRDELNQMKNENRMLKDRLNALGFSLEQKVDSAEKLFGFQSSSPEVVAGNQSDGGTLTSSVEGSALGSMEDLLSQDENTLTDNRSNSLDNLDSESSEVYQPLTSSDDALDAPSSSSESEGAPSRERSRKGSSGNVSEVSVACLTERIHQMEENQHSTAEELQATLQELADLQQITQELNSENEKLGEEKAILMDSLCQQSDKLEHFSRQNEYFLSLLDEHHISYVLDEDVKSGRYMELEQRYMDLAENARFEREQLLGVQQHLSNTLKMAEQDNKDAQELIGALKERNHQMERIIDSEQKAKTALAGALEEYKVTVANDQIELNRFKALLEHEKQKVAELYAFHNAGDKSDLQELLETTRLDKEKIEALYNNLQEELAHIRNDANRLQDTLTKVEDEYRIFQEEAKKQIDELSLNVEKLRAELEEKETEINDMKETIFELEDEVEQHRTVKLHDNLIISDLENTVKKLQDQKHDMDRETKILNRRLREESAEWRQFQADLQTAVVIANDIKSEAQEEISDLRRRLQESMEKSEKLTKELEEVKARKQDEERGRMYNYMNAVERDLAALRQGMGLSRRSSTSSEPSPTVKTLIKSFDSASQVVPNTSATAIPRSPLSPSPLKTPPAAAVSPIQRHSISGPISAPKSLSALTDKRSSYTEISVPADHLLRSSSTNRSPASLQRVQAIDSAKSISVSRRSSEEIKRDLTVTDSSSPSSLMGMTTTSPQLSLTSSSPTASVTPTARSRLREERKDPLSALAREYGGSKRNALLKWCQKKTEGYQNIDITNFSSSWNDGLAFCAVLHTYLPAHIPYQELNSQDKRRNFSLAFQAAESVGIKSTLDINEMVSTERPDWQSLMQYVTAIYKYFET